Proteins from one Aquila chrysaetos chrysaetos chromosome 5, bAquChr1.4, whole genome shotgun sequence genomic window:
- the TTLL6 gene encoding tubulin polyglutamylase TTLL6 isoform X8 codes for MIEICRKDLLARNLNRMLRLFPKEYNIFPRTWCLPADYGDFQAYRRARKNRTFICKPDSGCQGRGIFITHNPEEIKHGEHMICQQYISKPFLIDGFKFDMRIYVLVTSCDPLRIFVYKEGLARFATMRYIDPSSRNLVKKDDICMHLTNYAINKRNENFVQDDMTGSKRYCLVQVPQCPVHILQESCTWDTGLLPSFLGQTCYHRSALTISCPPHRKLSTLNAWMTDNSYNTTKLWEDIEDIIIKTLISAHPVVKHNYQSCFPNHTTGCACFEILGFDILVDRKLKPWLLEVNHSPSFTTDSPLDREVKDALLCDTINLINVHACNKRKVLEEDKQRAKERLLQAHQTLRASRREELESNQAAWLSQAEKYENSHLGGYRRIYPACGTEKYEPFFKQSGSLFQETVSSKAREECARQQLEEIRLKKEKLEAITRKKKTERKEDLHGESAGDKSQIRNKTTAPMTRLTYRSTRTWDRKLRRMQYDSMQPQDIVEDEEKKRVNALLQRENLIRGLGIIDQLSQLLPTTDRPADTQRSCTVIPKHQQQFLWEVPGGQETHCLTTRNSLSLLGGPVRSSGRQFIHNARANAKLPAGPGSDPAAKGTLSIRGQSIPYHKRGLRAQDTGWLRGQAARMAAVTQPCTKPKRLQAGGQWLPGTGNKAEGCEGGRLSFHAGSCHPGSPASTGNATADGTFTRVPQPARGMPQPMAPSAVLQSRSKPSPPPPTCSTRVPRTVLVPHTLAA; via the exons ATGATAGAGATCTGCCGTAAGGACTTGTTGGCTCGCAACCTTAACCGCATGCTCAGGCTCTTCCCCAAGGAGTACAATATATTTCCCCGCACTTGGTGCCTGCCAGCTGA CTATGGAGATTTCCAGGCCTACAGACGTGCgaggaaaaacagaacattCATCTGCAAGCCAGACAGTGGCTGCCAAGGGAGAGGTATCTTCATAACGCATAATCCAGAGGAGATCAAACATGGAGAGCACATGATCTGTCAGCAGTATATCTCTAAG CCTTTCCTCATTGATGGCTTTAAATTTGACATGCGTATCTATGTGCTGGTCACATCTTGTGACCCGCTGAGGATTTTTGTCTACAAGGAGGGTCTGGCCCGGTTTGCCACCATGAGGTACATCGATCCCAGCAGCAGAAACCTggtaaaaaag GATGATATCTGCATGCATTTGACCAATTATGCTATCAACAAACGTAATGAAAATTTCGTCCAGGATGACATGACAGGCAGTAAGAGGTATTGTCTTGTCCAGGTACCCCAATGCCCTGTGCACATCCTGCAGGAAAGCTGCACTTGGGACACTGGTTTACTTCCATCTTTCCTGGGGCAAACATGCTATCACAGGTCAGCTCTTACCATCTCCTGTCCTCCACACAGGAAACTGTCCACCCTGAATGCCTGGATGACAGATAACAGCTACAACACAACAAAACTCTGGGAAGATATTGAAGATATTATTATAAAGACTCTTATTTCAGCTCACCCTGTTGTGAAGCACAATTACCAAAGCTGCTTTCCGAACCACACGACTGGCTGTGCCTGCTTTGAGATACTGGGTTTTGACATTTTGGTAGACAGAAAGTTGAAGCCCTGGCTGCTAGAG GTGAACCACTCTCCCAGCTTCACCACGGACTCTCCCCTAGACCGTGAGGTGAAGGATGCTCTTCTCTGTGATACCATCAACCTGATAAATGTGCATGCCTGTAACAAAAGGAAGGTGCTGGAGGAAGACAAACAGCGGGCAAAGGAACGGCTCCTCCAGGCCCATCAGACTCTCCGTGCATCCAG ACGCGAGGAGTTAGAGAGCAACCAGGCTGCCTGGCTGTCCCAGGCAGAAAAGTACGAGAACTCACACCTGGGCGGTTACCGGCGCATTTATCCAGCATGTGGAACAGAGAAGTATGAGCCGTTTTTCAAGCAGAGTGGCTCCCTCTTCCAGGAAACAGTGTCATCCAAAGCACGAGAGGAGTGTGCCAG GCAGCAACTGGAGGAAATTCgcctgaagaaagaaaagttggaAGCCATTaccaggaagaagaaaacagagaggaaagaagaccTGCATGGAGAGTCAGCCGGGGACAAATCCCAGATCCGTAATAAAACCACAGCTCCTATGACCCGCCTCACTTATAGAAGCACCAGGACGTGGGATAGAAAG CTACGGCGCATGCAGTACGACTCTATGCAACCCCAGGATATTGTGGAagatgaggagaagaaaagagtaaaTGCTCTTCTGCAGCGTGAGAACCTTATCAGAGGCCTGGGCATCATAGAtcagctctcccagctgctccccacaACTGATAGACCAGCTGACACCCAGAGATCCTGCACTGTTATCCCCAAGCACCAG cagcagtTTCTCTGGGAGGTGCCTGGGGGCCAGGAGACCCACTGCTTAACAACGCGCAACTCCCTCTCGCTCCTGGGAGGTCCAGTCCGATCTTCAGGACGGCAGTTCATACACAATGCCAGAGCCAACGCCAAGCTGCCAGCCGGCCCAGGCTCGGATCCTGCTGCCAAAGGCACCCTCTCCATTCGAGGCCAGAGCATCCCTTACCACAAGCGGGGCCTCCGGGCGCAGGACACAGGCTGGCTGCGGGGCCAGGCAGCACGGATGGCAGCGGTTACCCAGCCCTGCACCAAACCCaagaggctgcaggcaggaggccaGTGGCTCCCTGGCACTGGAAACAAGGCTGAAGGCT GTGAAGGTGGCAGGCTGTCCTTCCACGCAGGCAGCTGTCACCCGGGGTCCCCAGCCAGCACAGGGAATGCCACAGCCGATGGCACCTTCACCCGGGTTCCCCAGCCAGCACGGGGAATGCCACAGCCGATGGCAccttcagctgtgctgcagtccAGGAGCAAACCATCTCCTCCGCCACCCACGTGCAGCACACGCGTGCCTCGCACCGTGCTGGTGCCTCACACGCTCGCAGCGTGA
- the TTLL6 gene encoding tubulin polyglutamylase TTLL6 isoform X9, whose amino-acid sequence MICQQYISKPFLIDGFKFDMRIYVLVTSCDPLRIFVYKEGLARFATMRYIDPSSRNLVKKDDICMHLTNYAINKRNENFVQDDMTGSKRYCLVQVPQCPVHILQESCTWDTGLLPSFLGQTCYHRSALTISCPPHRKLSTLNAWMTDNSYNTTKLWEDIEDIIIKTLISAHPVVKHNYQSCFPNHTTGCACFEILGFDILVDRKLKPWLLEVNHSPSFTTDSPLDREVKDALLCDTINLINVHACNKRKVLEEDKQRAKERLLQAHQTLRASRREELESNQAAWLSQAEKYENSHLGGYRRIYPACGTEKYEPFFKQSGSLFQETVSSKAREECARQQLEEIRLKKEKLEAITRKKKTERKEDLHGESAGDKSQIRNKTTAPMTRLTYRSTRTWDRKLRRMQYDSMQPQDIVEDEEKKRVNALLQRENLIRGLGIIDQLSQLLPTTDRPADTQRSCTVIPKHQQQFLWEVPGGQETHCLTTRNSLSLLGGPVRSSGRQFIHNARANAKLPAGPGSDPAAKGTLSIRGQSIPYHKRGLRAQDTGWLRGQAARMAAVTQPCTKPKRLQAGGQWLPGTGNKAEGCEGGRLSFHAGSCHPGSPASTGNATADGTFTRVPQPARGMPQPMAPSAVLQSRSKPSPPPPTCSTRVPRTVLVPHTLAA is encoded by the exons ATGATCTGTCAGCAGTATATCTCTAAG CCTTTCCTCATTGATGGCTTTAAATTTGACATGCGTATCTATGTGCTGGTCACATCTTGTGACCCGCTGAGGATTTTTGTCTACAAGGAGGGTCTGGCCCGGTTTGCCACCATGAGGTACATCGATCCCAGCAGCAGAAACCTggtaaaaaag GATGATATCTGCATGCATTTGACCAATTATGCTATCAACAAACGTAATGAAAATTTCGTCCAGGATGACATGACAGGCAGTAAGAGGTATTGTCTTGTCCAGGTACCCCAATGCCCTGTGCACATCCTGCAGGAAAGCTGCACTTGGGACACTGGTTTACTTCCATCTTTCCTGGGGCAAACATGCTATCACAGGTCAGCTCTTACCATCTCCTGTCCTCCACACAGGAAACTGTCCACCCTGAATGCCTGGATGACAGATAACAGCTACAACACAACAAAACTCTGGGAAGATATTGAAGATATTATTATAAAGACTCTTATTTCAGCTCACCCTGTTGTGAAGCACAATTACCAAAGCTGCTTTCCGAACCACACGACTGGCTGTGCCTGCTTTGAGATACTGGGTTTTGACATTTTGGTAGACAGAAAGTTGAAGCCCTGGCTGCTAGAG GTGAACCACTCTCCCAGCTTCACCACGGACTCTCCCCTAGACCGTGAGGTGAAGGATGCTCTTCTCTGTGATACCATCAACCTGATAAATGTGCATGCCTGTAACAAAAGGAAGGTGCTGGAGGAAGACAAACAGCGGGCAAAGGAACGGCTCCTCCAGGCCCATCAGACTCTCCGTGCATCCAG ACGCGAGGAGTTAGAGAGCAACCAGGCTGCCTGGCTGTCCCAGGCAGAAAAGTACGAGAACTCACACCTGGGCGGTTACCGGCGCATTTATCCAGCATGTGGAACAGAGAAGTATGAGCCGTTTTTCAAGCAGAGTGGCTCCCTCTTCCAGGAAACAGTGTCATCCAAAGCACGAGAGGAGTGTGCCAG GCAGCAACTGGAGGAAATTCgcctgaagaaagaaaagttggaAGCCATTaccaggaagaagaaaacagagaggaaagaagaccTGCATGGAGAGTCAGCCGGGGACAAATCCCAGATCCGTAATAAAACCACAGCTCCTATGACCCGCCTCACTTATAGAAGCACCAGGACGTGGGATAGAAAG CTACGGCGCATGCAGTACGACTCTATGCAACCCCAGGATATTGTGGAagatgaggagaagaaaagagtaaaTGCTCTTCTGCAGCGTGAGAACCTTATCAGAGGCCTGGGCATCATAGAtcagctctcccagctgctccccacaACTGATAGACCAGCTGACACCCAGAGATCCTGCACTGTTATCCCCAAGCACCAG cagcagtTTCTCTGGGAGGTGCCTGGGGGCCAGGAGACCCACTGCTTAACAACGCGCAACTCCCTCTCGCTCCTGGGAGGTCCAGTCCGATCTTCAGGACGGCAGTTCATACACAATGCCAGAGCCAACGCCAAGCTGCCAGCCGGCCCAGGCTCGGATCCTGCTGCCAAAGGCACCCTCTCCATTCGAGGCCAGAGCATCCCTTACCACAAGCGGGGCCTCCGGGCGCAGGACACAGGCTGGCTGCGGGGCCAGGCAGCACGGATGGCAGCGGTTACCCAGCCCTGCACCAAACCCaagaggctgcaggcaggaggccaGTGGCTCCCTGGCACTGGAAACAAGGCTGAAGGCT GTGAAGGTGGCAGGCTGTCCTTCCACGCAGGCAGCTGTCACCCGGGGTCCCCAGCCAGCACAGGGAATGCCACAGCCGATGGCACCTTCACCCGGGTTCCCCAGCCAGCACGGGGAATGCCACAGCCGATGGCAccttcagctgtgctgcagtccAGGAGCAAACCATCTCCTCCGCCACCCACGTGCAGCACACGCGTGCCTCGCACCGTGCTGGTGCCTCACACGCTCGCAGCGTGA